The segment GGAGGCGAGCTGGGCCTCGGCCATGCGGAAGAGGGCCATGCCTTCCCACATGGGCTGCCGTGCCTCACGGAAGACCTCCAGCGCCTCGCTGAGGCGGGCGAAGGCCTCGTCGAGGCGGTCGGCGGCCGTGAGGGCGATGGCGAGGGCGTAGAGCCCGTTGCCGAGCCGGAAACCCGCCTGGAGTTCGCGGTAGAGGACGAGGGCCTGCTCGGCGGAGGCGACGGCCGCCGGGACGTCGCCGAGGGCGATCAGCGCGCGGGAGAGGTTGCTGAGGGAAGCGGCCTCGCCATGGCGGTTGCCGTCGTCGCGGTAGGCGTCCAGGGCGTAGCGGTAGTAGTCGGAGGCTTCCTCGTTGCGGCCGCTGTAGGCCGCGATCATCCCGCGCAGGGTGGGGGCGTAGCTGCAGGTGACCGGGTCCTCGGCGGCGAGGCCGAGGACGAGGGCGCGCTTGGCCTCTTCGTCGGCCTCGTCGAACTGGCCGGCCAGGCCGTGCAGTTGGCCGAGCAGGACCCGGGCGCGGCCCTCGGCGAGGAGCTCGGCGCAGTCGCCGGTGGTGGTGACCAGCGCGCGGGCGGCCTGCTCGTACTGGCGGGAGTAGACCCCGGACTCCAGCAGGTCCTGGGCGGCGAACAGCAGGTCGGCGCCGCGCCGGAGCGGTCCGCTGCAGCCGCCGCCGGCGGCCTGCTGTACGGAGGCGAGCAGGCCGGGGGCCTCGGTGAAGAGCCATTCCAGGGCGTCGTCGCGGGTGTCGAAGGCGGCGCCGGAACGGGCCACGGGCGCCAGGTGGTCCAGGACGCGGTCGCCGGGGTTCTCCAGCTCGTAGGCGTGCGCGGCGGAGGCCAGGTAGAAGTCGAGCAGGCGCGAGAGCGCCGCGCAGCGCGACTCCTCGGTCTCATGGCGTTCCGCGCAGTCGCGGGCGAACAGCCGCAGCAGGTCGTGGAAGCGGTAGCGGGCGGGGGCGGCGGATTCGATGAGGCTGATGTCGACTAAGGCCTCAAGGAGTCCTTCGGCGTCGTACAGGTCCATGTCGAGGACGGCGGCCGCCGCGGCCAGTGAGATGTCGGGGCCGTCGGGGAGGGCGAGGAGCCGGAAGGCGCGGGCCTGCCAGGTGGTGAGCTGGCCGTAGCCGAGTTCGAAGGTGGCTTTGACGGCGAGGTCGCCTGCCTTGAGCTCGTCCAGGCGGCGGCGTTCGTCACTGAGCTTGCGGGCGAGGAAGGAGACGGTCCAGGTACGGCGGGTGGCCAGCCGGGAGGCGGCGATGCGGATGGCCAGCGGCAGGAAGCCGCAGGCGGCGACGACGTCCAGGGCGGCCTGGCGCTCACTGGAGACGCGCTCCTCGCCGACGATGCGCGTGAAGAGCTGGAGTGCTTCCTCGGGACTCATGACGTCCAGGTCCACCAGATGCGCCCCGGCCAGATCCACCATGCGCACGCGGCTCGTTATCAGCGCTGCGCAACCCGGGGTTCCCGGGAGCAACGGCCTGACCTGCGCGGCGTCGTGGGCGTTGTCGAGCAGGGCCAGGACGCGGCGGCCGGCCAGTGTGGTGCGGTACAGCGCGGAGCGGTCGGCCAGGGAGTCCGGTATCGCGGAGTCGGCGATACCCAGCGCGCGCAGGAAGGACGCGAGGACGGCCTCCGGTTCCGCCGGGCGGGCGTCGGTGCCCTGGAGGTCCACGTACAACTGCCCGTCGGGGAAGGCCTCGCGGGCGGACTGCGCGACATGCACCGCCAGCGTGGTCTTGCCGACGCCGCCGATGCCGGCCAGGGCGGAGACGGCCATGATGCCGCCGCCGTCCGCCTCGCCGGACGCGGTGGCCAGGTGCTCGCCCAGCTCGCGTACGAAGGCGGCCCGGCCGGTGAAGTCGGCGACCGTGGCGGGGAGCTGGGCGGGGCGGACGGGCTCGGTCGCGGTCTCCGCCTGGGCGGCGGGGGGCGGCAGCAGCGCCGGGTCGCCTTCGAGGATGCGCTGGTGGAGGTCGGTGAGCTCGGCGCCGGGGTCGACGCCCAGTTCCACGGCGAGCAGGCGGCGGGTGTCGGCGTAGACGCCCAGCGCCTCGGCCTGGCGGCCGCTGCGGTACAGGGCGAGCATCAGCAGGGCCCGGAAGCGCTCGCGCAGCGGCTGCTCGGCGGTCAGCGCCGTCAGTTCGGAGACGGCTTCGGCATGGCAGCCGACCTGGAGGTCGAGGTCGAGGCGGGTCTCGGTGAGCTGGAGCCGCCATTCGCTGAGGCGGTGGCGCTGCCCCTCGGCGTACGGGCCGGGCAGGCCGGCCAGTGGCTCGCCGTCCCACAGGGCGAGGGCCCGGTTGAGTTCGGCGCGCGCCTTGCCCAGGTCGGCGGGGGTGCAGTCGCGGGCCTTCTCGGCCTCGGCGACATGGCTCTCGGCGACGGTCACATCGAGGCAGCCGGGGTCGGTGTGCAGAAGGTAGCCGCCGTCGACCGTGGCGAGGGCGTCGGAGCCGAGGACCTTGCGCAGGCGGAACGCGTAACCGCGCAGCGCGGCCAGCGCGGTGGGCGGCGGCTCCTCGCCCCACAGGGCGTCCAGGAGCTCGGCGGCGGTGGCGGGCCGGCCGCCGCGCAGCAGCAGCGCGGCGAGCAGGGCGCGTTGCTGCGGCGGCATGCCGGTGATCGGCTCGCCGCCGAGCCAGACCCTTACCGGGCCGAGGACCGTGAAGCGCAGTCCTGTGCCGCTCTCCATTCCCGCTCTTCCTCCCAGCCCCGCGTTTATCGATCGTTCATCGCCAACCGGAACAGTGGTCGCCGTGCCAGTTTGCCGTGTCAACCGGTCCGGGTCACCTGTGGGGGGCCCGATCGGCGGGCTCAGCGCGTAAGTGTTACCAGGAATTTGAGGTTCCGTCTGTGTCGCCGCGGGGGCTTTGCTGTGTGTGTGGGGCCAATTCGATTCGTGTACGTGTGCCGAGGGGAGTGACGGGCTGCCCATGTGCTCACGATGCATGCCAGAGGCCGTGAACGGCCCGAACGACCCGAAGGGTGGCAGCGGCGGTCTCCCCGTCGGCGTCCACCGGCTGCCGGGACCGGTGCTGCGGCGCCGCGCCGCCCGCCAGCCGGACGCGATGCCGTATCTCGGGTGCACCTTCGCCGACCTGGACCGCCGTGCCCGCGCGGTGGCCGCCCGGCTCGGGCGGTCGCTGCCCCCGGGCAGCCGCGTCCTGCTCTCCTACCCCCAGGGCGTCGACCTGGCCGGTGCCTTCTTCGGCTGCCTCTACGCGGGCATGTCGGCGGTGCCGCTGGCCGCCGGCGGCAGCCCGGACCGTACGGACACCGTCGCCCGCGCCGTCGCCCTGTGCCGGCCGGCGGCCGTGCTCACCGGCGGCGACGCCTGGACGGCCCTGGCCGTGGACCGCGGCCGTACGCAGGTCATCGAGGCGGACGGCGCCCGCGTGGGCGGCGAGCCGGTCGAGCGGCTGGCGACCGGATGGCGGCAGGTGGGCGTGCTGCGCTCCGCCACCGCCTACGAGCGGTATGTCGCGGACGGGCTCGGCGGCGGCCGGCTGGAGGCGGCGCTGCGGCACTGCGATCTGGCCGAACTGCTCGGCGAGATGGCCCGGGTGTCGGTTCTGGGGACGCCGGAGGAGAGCGTGGGGTGGATCGCGTCCGTCCACGGTGTGGAGGAAGCGGTGTGGCGGATCCTGCTGCCGGTGGCCACGTAGGGCCCGGGTCCGTTCCTGCTTGCCGACGGCTTACTGACGGACCGTCAGATTCGCGCTACCGTGGTCCTCATGGAGACCTTCCCGCTCATCATTTCGGTGGACGATCACACGGTCGAGCCCCCCAACGTCTGGCGGGACCGTCTCCCGTCGGCCTATCACGACACCGCCCCGCGCATCGTCCGCGCGCCCCTGAAGTCGATCAGCTTCGTCGGCGGCCGCTTCGCCCCGCGCATGGGCGAGCCCGGCGACGACGGCCCGCTCGCCGACTGGTGGCTCTACGAGGGCCTGCGCAGGCCGCTCACCCGCCTCGACACGGCCGTCGGCTACAGCAGGGACGAGGTGCGGCTGGAGGCGATCACGTACGAGCAGATGCGGCCCGGCTCGTACAGCGTCCCCGAGCGGCTGGAGGACATGGACGTCAACCATGTGCAGTCCGCCCTGTGCTTCCCCACCTTCCCGCGCTTTTGCGGGCAGACGTTCACCGAGGCCAAGGACCACGAGCTGGGGCTGCTGTGCGTGCGCGCCTACAACGACTGGATGGTGGAGGAGTGGTGCGGGCCGCATGCGCGGGGCCGCCTCATACCGCTGACCCTGATTCCCCTGTGGGACGCGGAACTGGCGGCGGCGGAGGTGCGGCGGAACGCGGCGCGCGGTGTGCGGGCCGTGTGCTTCTCGGAGATCCCCCCGGCGCTCGGACTGCCGTCCATCCACACCGACGAGTGGGACCCCTTCCTGCGCGCGTGCGACGAGACCGGGACGGTCATCGCCATGCACATCGGGTCGTCGTCGCGGATGCCCTCCACGTCGGCGGACGCACCGGCGGCGGTCGGCTCCACCATCACCTTCGCCAACTGCTGCTTCTCGATGGTGGACTGGCTGATGTCGGGCAAGTTCGACCGCTTCCCGAATCTTAAGATCATGTACGCCGAAGGGCAGATCGGCTGGATCCCCTACATCCTTGAGCGGGCGGATGTGGTGTGGGAGGAGAACCGCGGCTGGGGCGGGGTCGCCGACAAGGTGCTCCGGCCGCCGAGCGAGCTGTTCGCGGAGCACATCTACGGGTGCTTCTTCGACGACGCGGTCGGGCTGCGCAACCTCGACTCGATCGGGGTCGGTAACGTTCTCTACGAGACCGACTATCCGCACTCGGACTCGACATGGCCGAAGTCCAAGGAGGTCGGGGAGTCCCAGATGGGGCACCTGGCGCCGGATGTCGTCGACCGGATCGTCCGGGGCAACGCCATCGAGCTGCTCGGCCTGACGGCCGACGGCCTGTGGGCCGACGCGCCGGTCTAGGCCGCGAAGCCCATGATGACCTACGGCATGCAACTGCCCGTCCAGTCCCAGAGCACCATCTACGCGGAGCCCTGGGAGGCCGAGGCCGGTGGCCCGGCCGACTTGGTCGAGATCGCGCGGGCGGCGGACCGCCTCCGCTTCGCGTACATCGCCTCGTGCGACCACGTCCTGATCCCGCCGGATCTCGCGCCCGCGATGAGCGCGACCTGGTACGACCCCGTGGCAACGCTCGCCCATCTCGCCGCGGTCACCACGAACGTACGGCTGCTCAGCCATGTCGCGGTGATCGGCCTTCGCCACCCCCTCCTCACAGCGAAGCAGTACGCGACGCTGGACCACCTCTCCTGCGGGCGGCTGATCCTCGGGGTGGGCGCGGGGCATGTGCGCGCGGAGTTCGAGGCGCTGGGGGTGGACTTCGAGCGGCGCGGAGCGGTGCTGGATGCGGCGATCGACGCCGTACGGGCGCTGTGGGCGGCGGGCGGCCAGCTGCCGGGGCCGGTGCAGGAGCCGGTGCCGGTGTGGGTCGGCGGGTCGTCGCCCGCGGCGGTCCGCAGGGCCGCGCTCAAGGGCGACGGGTGGCTGCCGCAGGGCGATCCCCGGGACCGGCTGCCCGCGCAGATCGGGCGGATACGCGAGCTGCGCGAGGCCGCCGGGATCGAACGGCCGATCGTGATCGGCGCGATCGCCGAGCCGCTGTACGTGGGGGAGCCGAGCTGGCCGGTCGGGCGGCGGACGCTGCACGGCAAGGGCGAGGCGATCGCGGAGAGCCTGAGGGCGTACGCGGCCATGGGGGTCGGGCAGTTGCAGGTCCGCTTCCGGTGCCGGAGCAGGGGCGAGCTGACGGACCAGATGGAGGCGTTCGCCGGTGAGGTGGCGCCGTACCTCGACTAGGTCCTGTCCGGGCGATCAGGGGCGGTCCAGGCGTCGTCTGGTGCGGTGCATCGCAAGGCGCCGGAATGCCCGCAGGGTGGTTTCCTGTGGGCGTTTCGGCAACGCGGCGAGGTGCCGTGCCAGGCGGCGAAGGGGCCGTTCATGATCGCCCGGACAGGGCCTGAGACTGAATGGGGATGCGATGGGCAAGCTGGACGGCCGGGTCGTACTGATCACCGGCGCGGCGCGTGGCCAGGGTG is part of the Streptomyces sp. NBC_01262 genome and harbors:
- a CDS encoding AfsR/SARP family transcriptional regulator: MESGTGLRFTVLGPVRVWLGGEPITGMPPQQRALLAALLLRGGRPATAAELLDALWGEEPPPTALAALRGYAFRLRKVLGSDALATVDGGYLLHTDPGCLDVTVAESHVAEAEKARDCTPADLGKARAELNRALALWDGEPLAGLPGPYAEGQRHRLSEWRLQLTETRLDLDLQVGCHAEAVSELTALTAEQPLRERFRALLMLALYRSGRQAEALGVYADTRRLLAVELGVDPGAELTDLHQRILEGDPALLPPPAAQAETATEPVRPAQLPATVADFTGRAAFVRELGEHLATASGEADGGGIMAVSALAGIGGVGKTTLAVHVAQSAREAFPDGQLYVDLQGTDARPAEPEAVLASFLRALGIADSAIPDSLADRSALYRTTLAGRRVLALLDNAHDAAQVRPLLPGTPGCAALITSRVRMVDLAGAHLVDLDVMSPEEALQLFTRIVGEERVSSERQAALDVVAACGFLPLAIRIAASRLATRRTWTVSFLARKLSDERRRLDELKAGDLAVKATFELGYGQLTTWQARAFRLLALPDGPDISLAAAAAVLDMDLYDAEGLLEALVDISLIESAAPARYRFHDLLRLFARDCAERHETEESRCAALSRLLDFYLASAAHAYELENPGDRVLDHLAPVARSGAAFDTRDDALEWLFTEAPGLLASVQQAAGGGCSGPLRRGADLLFAAQDLLESGVYSRQYEQAARALVTTTGDCAELLAEGRARVLLGQLHGLAGQFDEADEEAKRALVLGLAAEDPVTCSYAPTLRGMIAAYSGRNEEASDYYRYALDAYRDDGNRHGEAASLSNLSRALIALGDVPAAVASAEQALVLYRELQAGFRLGNGLYALAIALTAADRLDEAFARLSEALEVFREARQPMWEGMALFRMAEAQLASGNFRQAAALSEQSLVLLRQIGGTWRQANALTLLGKALDAIGQADRARACWHDALTEFTALGSPEAEEVRRLLGEADTTAPDIAV
- a CDS encoding AMP-binding protein, producing the protein MPEAVNGPNDPKGGSGGLPVGVHRLPGPVLRRRAARQPDAMPYLGCTFADLDRRARAVAARLGRSLPPGSRVLLSYPQGVDLAGAFFGCLYAGMSAVPLAAGGSPDRTDTVARAVALCRPAAVLTGGDAWTALAVDRGRTQVIEADGARVGGEPVERLATGWRQVGVLRSATAYERYVADGLGGGRLEAALRHCDLAELLGEMARVSVLGTPEESVGWIASVHGVEEAVWRILLPVAT
- a CDS encoding amidohydrolase family protein, whose protein sequence is METFPLIISVDDHTVEPPNVWRDRLPSAYHDTAPRIVRAPLKSISFVGGRFAPRMGEPGDDGPLADWWLYEGLRRPLTRLDTAVGYSRDEVRLEAITYEQMRPGSYSVPERLEDMDVNHVQSALCFPTFPRFCGQTFTEAKDHELGLLCVRAYNDWMVEEWCGPHARGRLIPLTLIPLWDAELAAAEVRRNAARGVRAVCFSEIPPALGLPSIHTDEWDPFLRACDETGTVIAMHIGSSSRMPSTSADAPAAVGSTITFANCCFSMVDWLMSGKFDRFPNLKIMYAEGQIGWIPYILERADVVWEENRGWGGVADKVLRPPSELFAEHIYGCFFDDAVGLRNLDSIGVGNVLYETDYPHSDSTWPKSKEVGESQMGHLAPDVVDRIVRGNAIELLGLTADGLWADAPV
- a CDS encoding LLM class flavin-dependent oxidoreductase, whose product is MMTYGMQLPVQSQSTIYAEPWEAEAGGPADLVEIARAADRLRFAYIASCDHVLIPPDLAPAMSATWYDPVATLAHLAAVTTNVRLLSHVAVIGLRHPLLTAKQYATLDHLSCGRLILGVGAGHVRAEFEALGVDFERRGAVLDAAIDAVRALWAAGGQLPGPVQEPVPVWVGGSSPAAVRRAALKGDGWLPQGDPRDRLPAQIGRIRELREAAGIERPIVIGAIAEPLYVGEPSWPVGRRTLHGKGEAIAESLRAYAAMGVGQLQVRFRCRSRGELTDQMEAFAGEVAPYLD